Proteins encoded within one genomic window of Actinomycetota bacterium:
- a CDS encoding DUF2269 family protein, with the protein MYDLLKSIHVLAAVAWVGGALFGQILAVRARKGGPTRLAQFADDMAWLGPHYFAPISLLVLLTGIGTVIVSGWEFTDLWIVIGLLGFAATFVTGIAYLAPAGKKVTAGITDRGPEDAEVQSNIERIQRISQIDTLVLVIVVLNMVVKPGT; encoded by the coding sequence GTGTACGACCTGCTCAAATCGATCCACGTGCTGGCCGCGGTCGCATGGGTGGGCGGAGCGCTATTCGGACAGATCCTCGCGGTTAGGGCTCGAAAGGGAGGACCCACCCGTCTCGCCCAGTTCGCCGACGACATGGCCTGGCTCGGCCCCCACTACTTCGCCCCGATCTCGCTGCTCGTGCTCCTGACAGGCATCGGCACGGTGATCGTCAGCGGGTGGGAATTCACCGACCTCTGGATCGTCATCGGCCTCCTCGGGTTCGCCGCCACCTTCGTGACCGGCATCGCCTACCTCGCTCCCGCCGGCAAGAAGGTGACCGCCGGCATCACAGACCGGGGCCCAGAAGATGCAGAAGTGCAGAGCAACATCGAGCGGATCCAGCGGATCAGCCAGATCGACACGCTGGTCCTCGTCATCGTCGTGCTCAACATGGTCGTGAAGCCGGGCACCTAG
- a CDS encoding DUF6504 family protein, translated as MAKRYDDPIDVTADPQVPGPVSFSWRGRRYEIDEQLSCWRDGGEWWDRAKAREREYFRVLARPAGVLASGDLDPDGFMVSPAAVYDIYFDRLNSAWRIARLWD; from the coding sequence GTGGCCAAGCGTTACGACGATCCGATCGATGTCACGGCCGATCCGCAGGTGCCAGGACCGGTGTCGTTCTCCTGGCGCGGCCGCCGCTACGAGATCGACGAGCAACTGAGCTGTTGGCGCGATGGGGGCGAGTGGTGGGACCGGGCGAAGGCGCGCGAGCGCGAGTACTTCAGGGTGCTCGCTCGGCCCGCCGGTGTGCTCGCGAGCGGAGACCTCGACCCCGACGGTTTCATGGTTTCGCCGGCAGCCGTCTACGACATCTACTTCGATCGCCTCAACAGCGCCTGGCGCATAGCCCGCCTATGGGACTGA
- a CDS encoding PaaI family thioesterase, translating into MSRTRWEAYLEGAFSIPANETLGFQRRDAPDPNEVAFTWTVPAELCNSAGNLQGGMLAAFADAVLGGLCATQLDEDSYPALAEMKISFLRPAPAGATITGTGRLLKVGKRLMFAEAEITDSDGRMIAKISGTELPASLP; encoded by the coding sequence ATGTCGCGCACGCGCTGGGAGGCCTATCTCGAGGGGGCGTTCTCGATCCCCGCGAACGAGACGCTCGGCTTCCAGCGCCGCGACGCGCCCGATCCGAACGAGGTCGCGTTCACGTGGACGGTTCCGGCCGAGCTGTGCAACTCCGCCGGCAACCTCCAGGGCGGGATGCTGGCCGCGTTCGCGGATGCCGTTCTGGGCGGGTTGTGCGCGACGCAGCTCGACGAAGATTCGTATCCCGCTCTGGCCGAGATGAAGATCTCGTTCCTGCGCCCGGCTCCCGCGGGCGCCACCATCACCGGCACCGGGCGCCTGTTGAAGGTGGGCAAGCGCTTGATGTTCGCGGAGGCCGAGATCACCGACTCCGACGGTCGGATGATCGCCAAGATCAGCGGAACCGAGCTACCCGCCTCGCTCCCGTAG
- a CDS encoding DNA polymerase III subunit alpha → MSGFVHLHCHSTWSLLDGAIPAETLPWMAAELGYEAVALTDHDALTGAVRFARACRDAGVKPIYGAELTLTDGHHVTAIARDATGYANLCRLISRAHLDHERGQPRTTFASLAERAEGLFVLSGCGRGEVPALAAAGAMPQAIEAARRWRDVIGDGYRIEVFDHRGYGASTLRDRLLGIARETGIQAVATNDVHYPTPREAATHELLHAIREIVPLSRTKALRSNSEYGFKAPHAMRELFQDAAGRDAADETLRIAEACDFDLDLGRYHFPEIPMPPGETATGALARRCYEGAHHRFDKVTGVIDVRLQHELQLIYKMGFAAYFLLVADIVRHTREVLGMRCACRGSAAGSLVCYVLGISDVDPVRYDLLFERFMNERREELPDIDVDVESHRREEVLAHILDTYGRDQTAMCCMVDTFRARMAIREVGKALGLPGQEIDLVAKAFPRVRARDIPQAIERLPELAGTNLRAGQLEQLFELCLAIDGFPRHLALHPSGVILSSPDLADRVPMQASYGGFTMLQADKDDVEELGLAKLDVLGVRMLSSISHAVGEIERAHGERVDLDRLPHDDTATYDLVKTSKTLGCFQIESPGQRELLARFQPNRFEDLIVDISLFRPGPVKSDMVSPFLERYHGFEQVRYPHPSLKPILRETNGVVVFHEQVIRVIAEVTGCSLADADYVRRHLDAERPSLPGDPGHPGERKLGQDWVKDERVHFAGVAGPITVTPPQGDVAEWFITSAIYNGFKPEQAETLWREVFSFASFGFCKSHAAAFALPTYLSAWLKAHHPAAFLAGVLTHDPGMYPRRLIVADARNFGIPILPIDVNASDRVYRVEPVGDPARPGIRLALSEVRGVSEAAIDSLLAAREEARFSSLEDLWRRTEVSQPVLENLVHVGALDGIEPRSRHELMWRVLDLSSQPKPRGGSQLGFALEEPIAEALPGLPAYTPLEETEAELEVSGIDARRHIMSLYEPLLAELGCTSARDLVSLRNNSEVWVAGVKVASQTPAIRSGQRIIFVTIDDVTGPIDVTAFERVQPRCARTIFHSWILLVRGVVRKRGGASLIHPTGDNVGLTVVVNEAFDLAELARDRKQGHSAAGCLGRQRKKQSFRGLDAGGTAAAPGRLWHASGGSAGR, encoded by the coding sequence ATGAGCGGCTTCGTCCATCTCCACTGTCACTCGACCTGGTCTTTGCTAGACGGGGCGATCCCGGCCGAGACCCTTCCGTGGATGGCAGCCGAGCTGGGATACGAGGCCGTTGCTCTCACCGATCACGACGCGCTGACGGGGGCCGTCCGCTTCGCCCGCGCTTGCAGGGACGCAGGGGTCAAACCGATCTACGGAGCCGAGCTGACTCTGACCGACGGGCATCACGTCACCGCGATCGCCCGCGATGCGACCGGCTACGCGAACCTGTGCCGGCTCATCTCTCGGGCTCACCTCGACCACGAGCGCGGCCAGCCCCGCACCACCTTCGCCTCGCTCGCGGAGCGCGCCGAGGGGTTGTTCGTGCTATCGGGGTGCGGACGAGGCGAGGTCCCGGCACTGGCCGCTGCCGGCGCCATGCCTCAGGCGATCGAAGCCGCACGGCGGTGGCGGGATGTGATCGGCGACGGCTACCGCATCGAGGTCTTCGACCACCGCGGCTACGGCGCGAGCACGCTTCGGGACCGCTTGCTGGGGATCGCGCGAGAGACCGGCATCCAGGCCGTCGCCACGAACGACGTGCACTATCCGACCCCTCGGGAGGCGGCGACGCACGAGCTCCTGCATGCGATCAGGGAGATCGTCCCGTTGTCTCGGACCAAGGCGCTGCGCTCCAACTCCGAGTACGGCTTCAAGGCGCCACATGCGATGCGCGAGCTGTTCCAAGACGCGGCCGGACGGGATGCCGCCGACGAGACGCTTCGTATAGCCGAAGCCTGTGACTTCGATCTCGACCTCGGCAGGTATCACTTCCCCGAGATCCCGATGCCTCCCGGTGAGACCGCAACCGGCGCGCTGGCACGTCGTTGCTACGAGGGCGCCCACCATCGTTTCGACAAGGTGACCGGGGTGATCGACGTCCGGCTCCAGCACGAGCTGCAGCTGATCTACAAGATGGGATTTGCCGCCTACTTCCTGCTGGTCGCCGACATCGTCCGTCACACCAGAGAGGTGCTCGGGATGCGCTGCGCCTGCCGGGGCAGCGCGGCGGGGTCGCTGGTCTGTTACGTGCTCGGCATCTCCGACGTGGACCCGGTTCGCTACGACCTCCTGTTCGAGCGCTTCATGAACGAGCGACGCGAGGAGCTTCCAGACATCGACGTAGACGTCGAGTCGCACCGGCGCGAAGAGGTGCTGGCGCACATCCTCGACACCTACGGACGCGACCAGACCGCGATGTGCTGCATGGTCGACACCTTCAGGGCCCGCATGGCCATCCGCGAGGTTGGCAAGGCTCTAGGGCTTCCCGGCCAAGAGATCGATCTCGTGGCGAAGGCGTTCCCGCGCGTGAGGGCCAGGGACATCCCTCAGGCGATCGAGCGTCTTCCGGAGCTGGCCGGCACGAACCTCCGGGCGGGCCAGCTCGAGCAGCTCTTCGAGCTCTGTCTCGCGATCGACGGCTTCCCGCGGCACCTGGCGCTGCATCCATCGGGCGTGATCCTGTCCTCGCCGGACCTCGCGGACCGCGTCCCGATGCAGGCGTCCTACGGCGGCTTCACGATGCTGCAGGCGGACAAGGACGACGTCGAAGAGCTCGGCCTCGCGAAGCTCGACGTGCTGGGCGTGCGGATGCTGTCTTCCATCTCGCATGCGGTGGGAGAGATCGAGCGCGCACATGGCGAGCGGGTCGACCTGGACCGGCTGCCGCACGACGACACAGCTACGTACGACCTGGTCAAGACGTCCAAGACGCTGGGCTGCTTTCAGATCGAGTCACCGGGCCAGCGCGAGCTCCTGGCCCGGTTCCAGCCGAACCGCTTCGAGGACCTGATCGTCGACATCTCGCTGTTCCGGCCCGGCCCGGTGAAGTCCGACATGGTGTCTCCGTTCCTCGAGCGCTACCACGGCTTCGAACAGGTGCGGTACCCGCACCCGAGCCTGAAGCCGATCCTGAGAGAGACGAACGGCGTCGTCGTCTTCCACGAGCAGGTCATCCGGGTGATCGCGGAGGTGACCGGCTGCAGCCTGGCCGATGCCGATTACGTGCGAAGGCACCTCGATGCAGAGCGGCCGAGCCTGCCGGGCGATCCCGGCCATCCCGGCGAGCGCAAGCTGGGCCAGGACTGGGTCAAAGACGAGCGCGTGCACTTCGCCGGAGTAGCGGGACCGATCACGGTGACACCGCCGCAGGGCGACGTCGCCGAGTGGTTCATCACGTCGGCCATCTACAACGGCTTCAAGCCCGAGCAGGCCGAGACCTTGTGGAGGGAGGTCTTCAGCTTCGCCTCGTTCGGGTTCTGCAAATCTCACGCTGCGGCCTTCGCGCTGCCGACCTACCTGTCGGCGTGGCTGAAGGCGCATCACCCCGCCGCTTTCCTCGCCGGCGTGCTGACGCACGACCCCGGCATGTACCCGCGCCGGCTGATCGTGGCGGACGCCCGCAACTTCGGCATCCCGATCCTGCCGATCGACGTGAACGCATCCGATCGGGTCTACCGGGTGGAGCCGGTGGGCGATCCGGCTCGCCCGGGGATCCGGCTCGCGCTGTCCGAGGTGCGGGGGGTGTCGGAGGCCGCGATCGACTCGCTGTTGGCGGCGCGTGAAGAGGCTCGGTTCTCGTCGCTCGAGGACCTGTGGCGGCGCACCGAGGTGTCGCAACCTGTGCTCGAGAACCTGGTCCACGTCGGTGCTCTGGACGGGATCGAGCCGAGGTCTCGGCACGAGTTGATGTGGCGCGTGCTCGATCTCTCGTCGCAGCCGAAGCCGCGGGGCGGGAGCCAGCTCGGGTTCGCATTGGAGGAGCCGATCGCGGAGGCGCTGCCGGGTCTTCCCGCCTACACGCCTCTGGAGGAGACGGAGGCCGAGCTCGAGGTGTCGGGCATAGATGCGCGCCGTCACATCATGTCGCTCTACGAGCCCCTGCTGGCCGAGCTCGGCTGCACCAGCGCCAGGGACCTGGTGTCGCTGCGGAACAACTCCGAGGTGTGGGTGGCGGGCGTGAAGGTCGCCAGCCAGACGCCGGCGATCCGCTCGGGGCAGAGGATCATCTTCGTCACGATCGACGACGTCACCGGGCCGATCGACGTGACGGCGTTCGAGCGGGTCCAGCCGCGCTGTGCCCGCACGATTTTCCACTCCTGGATCCTGTTGGTGCGAGGCGTCGTGCGCAAACGAGGCGGCGCCTCGTTGATCCACCCGACGGGTGACAACGTGGGACTCACCGTGGTGGTGAACGAGGCGTTCGACCTGGCCGAGCTGGCTCGCGATCGCAAACAGGGTCACTCCGCGGCCGGCTGTCTGGGCCGCCAGCGCAAGAAGCAGTCCTTCCGCGGCCTCGACGCCGGGGGAACCGCGGCGGCACCGGGCCGTCTCTGGCACGCGAGTGGGGGCAGCGCCGGCCGCTAA
- the ligD gene encoding non-homologous end-joining DNA ligase has translation MAQKTEVRVGRRKLQLSNLDKVFYPATGMTKGDVIAYYREIAPVLLPHLRNRFVTLKRYPNGVDGKFFYEKECPSHRPEWVATAPMVRKKDKKAVNYCLLNDLPSLVWSANLANLELHTSLACAKDFYRPTALVFDLDPGPPAAVLQCAEVALLVRAILEEAGLEAFAKTSGSKGIQLFAPLNTAVTYDDTKPFAHQLALRLQEEHRDLVLSSQSRAEREGKVLVDWSQNDDHKTTASVYSLRAKERPTASTPVTWDEVEAALKKRRPERLSFEASEVLARVEQHGDLFEPVRKLKQKLPR, from the coding sequence ATGGCACAGAAGACCGAGGTGAGGGTCGGACGACGGAAGCTCCAGCTCTCCAACCTCGACAAGGTCTTCTATCCCGCGACCGGGATGACCAAAGGCGACGTGATCGCCTACTACAGGGAGATCGCGCCCGTACTGCTCCCCCACCTCCGCAACAGGTTCGTGACCCTCAAGCGCTATCCGAATGGGGTCGACGGGAAGTTCTTCTACGAGAAGGAGTGCCCCTCACACCGCCCAGAGTGGGTCGCCACCGCGCCCATGGTGCGAAAGAAGGACAAGAAAGCCGTCAACTACTGCCTTCTGAACGACCTCCCGAGCCTGGTGTGGTCGGCGAACCTCGCCAACCTCGAGCTGCACACGTCTCTCGCCTGTGCCAAGGACTTCTACCGCCCGACGGCGCTGGTGTTCGATCTGGACCCGGGGCCTCCCGCGGCCGTGCTCCAGTGCGCCGAGGTGGCGCTCCTGGTGCGCGCGATCCTGGAGGAAGCGGGGCTCGAGGCGTTCGCCAAGACCTCGGGCTCGAAGGGCATCCAGCTGTTCGCGCCCCTCAACACGGCGGTCACCTACGACGACACGAAGCCGTTCGCGCACCAGCTCGCGCTGCGACTGCAGGAGGAGCATCGGGATCTGGTGCTGTCGAGCCAGAGCCGAGCGGAGCGGGAGGGGAAGGTGCTCGTCGACTGGAGCCAGAACGACGACCACAAGACGACCGCGTCGGTGTACTCGCTGCGGGCGAAGGAACGCCCAACGGCGTCTACCCCGGTGACCTGGGACGAGGTCGAGGCGGCGCTGAAGAAGAGGAGGCCGGAGCGGCTCTCGTTCGAGGCGTCCGAGGTGCTGGCGCGGGTCGAGCAACACGGCGATCTGTTCGAGCCCGTGAGGAAGCTGAAGCAGAAGCTGCCGCGTTAG
- a CDS encoding DNA polymerase IV produces the protein MAPGPATFSEPILHVDMDAFYASVEEIKDPSLKGLPVVVGGQGGRGVVTSASYEARKYGVRSAMPIVTARRLCPHATFLPNDFKSYGEYSIKIKEVFTSFTPLVEPLSLDEAFLDVSGSVRIFGSPVDIALQIKRKVAELGLTCTVGVAPNKFLAKLASTRGKPDGLLVVRADEVIAFLHPLPVTALWGVGPQTAVTLERLGLKTVGDLAAISQRTLARAVGEALGAHLHHLARGIDDREVVPNDPARSVGSEETFSYDLDSPAEIAREILRLADRTAERLRAKGLCGRTVTLKVRFSNFSTLTRSKTLPAEVDTTPAIYQVARALFDKLDHDRLRIRLLGVSVTGLATGPPNRQLELVPDGELSTATHQRWDDAAGAMDSIRRRFGSDSVGPAALLDHIDGDAR, from the coding sequence ATGGCGCCGGGTCCCGCAACGTTCAGCGAGCCGATCCTCCATGTCGACATGGACGCCTTCTACGCGTCGGTCGAAGAGATCAAGGACCCCTCGCTCAAGGGGCTTCCGGTGGTGGTCGGGGGCCAGGGGGGCCGCGGTGTGGTCACCTCGGCCTCGTACGAAGCGCGCAAGTACGGCGTCCGCTCTGCGATGCCGATCGTGACGGCCAGGCGGCTGTGTCCCCACGCCACCTTCCTGCCGAACGATTTCAAGTCCTACGGCGAGTACTCGATCAAGATCAAAGAGGTCTTCACGTCGTTCACTCCGCTCGTCGAGCCGCTGTCTCTCGATGAGGCGTTCCTCGACGTCTCGGGGTCCGTTCGGATCTTCGGGTCGCCCGTGGACATCGCGCTGCAGATAAAGCGCAAGGTGGCGGAGCTGGGCCTCACCTGCACGGTGGGGGTGGCGCCGAACAAGTTCCTCGCGAAGCTCGCCTCGACGCGCGGCAAACCGGACGGTCTGTTGGTCGTACGCGCCGACGAGGTGATCGCATTCCTCCATCCGCTGCCCGTCACCGCGTTGTGGGGAGTGGGGCCGCAGACGGCGGTGACCTTGGAGAGGCTCGGCCTCAAGACCGTGGGTGACCTCGCTGCGATCTCGCAGCGCACGCTGGCGCGGGCGGTGGGAGAGGCGCTCGGGGCGCACCTCCATCACCTCGCCAGGGGCATCGACGACCGCGAGGTCGTGCCGAATGATCCGGCGCGGTCCGTGGGCTCGGAGGAGACGTTCTCTTACGACCTAGATTCGCCCGCAGAGATCGCGAGAGAGATCTTGAGGCTCGCGGACCGGACGGCCGAGCGCCTGCGAGCCAAGGGGCTCTGTGGTCGCACCGTCACGCTCAAGGTGCGCTTCTCCAACTTCAGCACCCTGACCCGGTCGAAGACGCTGCCGGCGGAGGTGGACACCACTCCGGCGATCTACCAGGTGGCGCGGGCTCTTTTCGACAAGCTCGACCACGACCGGTTGCGGATAAGGCTTCTAGGCGTCAGCGTGACCGGGCTCGCGACCGGTCCTCCGAACCGGCAGCTAGAGCTGGTGCCGGATGGTGAGCTGTCTACTGCAACACATCAGCGCTGGGACGATGCGGCGGGCGCCATGGACTCGATCCGGCGCAGGTTCGGGTCCGACTCCGTCGGGCCCGCGGCATTGTTGGACCACATCGACGGCGACGCTCGATGA
- a CDS encoding DUF3040 domain-containing protein has translation MPLSDHEQRILDEIEKNLYREDPAFARHARDRRSGADQRTRVRLGALLFVLGFIGLFVFFYSGSVIVGVLAFAAMVLGIVILTAGLRAIASPRDFVRGPADRMSRALSEWEERVRRRYKKE, from the coding sequence GTGCCCCTCTCCGATCACGAGCAGCGCATCCTCGACGAGATCGAGAAGAACCTCTACCGCGAGGATCCCGCGTTCGCGCGCCATGCACGAGACCGGCGCAGCGGCGCCGACCAGCGCACGCGGGTGAGGTTGGGTGCGCTCCTTTTCGTGCTGGGGTTCATCGGACTCTTCGTGTTCTTCTACTCCGGTTCGGTGATCGTCGGTGTGCTTGCTTTCGCGGCGATGGTGCTCGGGATTGTCATCCTCACCGCCGGCCTCCGAGCGATTGCGTCGCCCCGCGATTTCGTGCGCGGTCCCGCCGACCGGATGAGTCGCGCTCTTTCCGAATGGGAGGAGCGGGTGCGACGTCGGTACAAGAAGGAATGA
- a CDS encoding MerR family transcriptional regulator, with the protein MEEGFTAEQASRFTGCTAHQLRYWDRVGLVKPTIQETGGRPGVRRLYSFRDLIALKVIRSLLDGGMSLQRVRRAYDYLRKKAGLEQHLSEVRLVTDGKSIFKICRTDGEVLDALKEGQMAFFLAIDDIARSIDGRVAEYLYDRNEFVSALRRVETRLEQDLDPSARRRLRAAQ; encoded by the coding sequence ATGGAGGAAGGTTTCACTGCCGAACAAGCATCCCGTTTCACGGGCTGCACCGCACATCAGCTCAGGTATTGGGATCGCGTCGGACTGGTGAAACCCACCATCCAAGAGACCGGTGGACGTCCGGGCGTTCGCCGTCTGTATTCATTCAGAGACCTCATCGCGCTCAAGGTGATCCGCTCACTGCTCGACGGCGGCATGAGCCTCCAGCGCGTTCGCCGCGCTTATGACTACCTGCGCAAGAAGGCCGGGCTGGAGCAGCACCTGTCCGAGGTCAGGCTGGTCACCGACGGCAAGAGCATCTTCAAGATCTGTCGCACCGACGGTGAGGTCCTGGACGCTCTGAAAGAGGGCCAGATGGCCTTCTTCCTCGCGATCGACGACATCGCCCGCAGTATCGACGGCCGGGTCGCGGAATACCTCTACGACCGCAACGAGTTCGTCAGCGCTCTGCGGCGAGTCGAGACGCGCCTGGAGCAAGACCTCGATCCGAGCGCGCGCCGGAGGCTACGAGCGGCCCAGTGA